DNA sequence from the Paenibacillus azoreducens genome:
TTAAGTTGTTTAGTTTCTTTTCCCATTCAAGATATATTTCCATGAGCTGGTCCAGCACTTGCGTTCTGAATTTATAAGGGGGATTTTTCTTGCCAACTTCGTTTTTATTGATTTGATGCAGATTGTAAAAGGGACTAATCCATAACTTGACGTATTCCTTCTGATCCTTGACCAAAGACTCAATATCCAGTTTCTTATGGTAGGCCCCCCAGTGAGGAAGGTTCCTTGCCCTCCTGCTCATGCCTCTGGTCTTTTTTCGGACCGATGTAAAATGATAGCTCATTAAATGCTCCTTCTTATAAAATATCTATTAAAACCGGTTTGATCTGGCGAAACAATTGATGCGAATCGACCTTTTCGTAATTCCACAGCATAATTACCCGCAAGTCGCTTGCCGGATAATGCCAAATTTCGGACCGGAAGCCTGGCGTCCCTCCACCGATCAGACGAAAATCGGACCCCAAAAACCATCCATATCCATAATTCAAGTTCGGATCGAACGTTGTCGCGTAATATGGCGCAAACATCTTTTCCATCGTCTCAGGCTTAAGCAGTTCTCCGCCAAATAAAGCTTTGCACCATCGATCCAAATCGCGAACGGTTGAATATAGCTCTCCAGGCGCGTCCACATCGCTTAGTTTATCATTGTCGGCATTCGTGATTTCTCCATTTTCCATGGCATGTCCGTACGCACGGTCAGGATTGATTTTCCGCGGGTTATCTGGCCCGGTAGATTTCATCTGCAGAGGCGAAAAGAACCATAAATCAAAGATTTCCTCATATTTCATCCCGGTCAAAACCTCTAAAATATACCCTAACATGATAAAGCCGGTGCTGCTGTACCCCCAGCGCTCCCCCGGATGAAACTCCTGATTGAGCTGAGTTAAATAGTCCGCAATATTTCCGTCTTCGACTTTTAATTTGCTCATCTCGTAACGTAAGTTAGGTACCGCATATATATCCTGCAATCCTGACGAATGGCTTAATAAATGATGAATGCTGATTTCAGGATGAAGTATCTTAAATTTTTCTACGTATTTGCCGGGATGTTCATTAAGATGAATAAGCCCTTGTTCGT
Encoded proteins:
- a CDS encoding serine hydrolase domain-containing protein, producing the protein MIRQLEEIIENYNRENLLCGNILISKEGKELFSKSYGHASMQLNVANHIDTKFHIASVTKMFIAAATLKLHEQGLIHLNEHPGKYVEKFKILHPEISIHHLLSHSSGLQDIYAVPNLRYEMSKLKVEDGNIADYLTQLNQEFHPGERWGYSSTGFIMLGYILEVLTGMKYEEIFDLWFFSPLQMKSTGPDNPRKINPDRAYGHAMENGEITNADNDKLSDVDAPGELYSTVRDLDRWCKALFGGELLKPETMEKMFAPYYATTFDPNLNYGYGWFLGSDFRLIGGGTPGFRSEIWHYPASDLRVIMLWNYEKVDSHQLFRQIKPVLIDIL